The Physeter macrocephalus isolate SW-GA unplaced genomic scaffold, ASM283717v5 random_1663, whole genome shotgun sequence sequence GCGGCGGACCCCTTGGCCCAACAGGTTGGTGGCCTCTGACAATTGAGACACATTTCCCCGGAAGCAGCTGCCAGGCAGTTGCCTCCTTTGTACCAGAATACATGCCCTTCTTGTGCTCATCCTCCCAGATGGCCCGACTTACCGTCATCCATTCTTTCTCCTGCAGCTGCGCCCCTCCCTGGCTTCAGTGCAGTGGTGGTCAGCTCAGTGCCCCTGGGGGGTGGGCTGTCCAGCTCAGCATCCCTGGAAGTGGCCACGTATACCTTCCTGCAGCAGCTCTGCCCAGGTACCTCCTAGACCCCAGCTCCCAACCCAGCCCTCCTTCCCTGAGGTCCTGTGATCAGAGCTTCCTACCCCAATTGTGGCCTCGGGGGAGTGGGTGGGGAATCTCCCTGGAGTATCATCGGACACATTGGGGGctgctcccaccctcccacccctagTGCCCCCTCCTGGGCCCCAGCCTTCCCACCTTGCCCTGTGCTGCAGACTCGGGGACAATAGCCGCCCGGGCCCAGGTGTGTCAGCGGGCTGAGCACAGCTTCGCAGGGGTGCCCTGTGGCATCATGGACCAGCTCATCGCACTTCTGGGGCAGAAAGGCCACGCGCTGCTCATTGACTGCAGGTCAGGGGCTCCCCTTGTCCCCTCCCACCTCGTAGGAGCTCCTGGATGAAACATGCGCGGCAAACAGACGCTTGGCCTTGTCATCTTCCTGGCTCCATCTCCATCCCAGGTCCCTGGAGACAAGCCTGGTGCCGTTGTTGGATCCCAGGCTGGCTGTGCTCATCACCAACTCCAACGTCCGCCACTCACTGGGCTCCAGCGAGTATCCCCTGCGGCGGCGCCAGTGTGAAGAAGTGGCCCGGGCGCTGGGCAAGGAGAGCCTTCGTGAGGTGcagctggaggagctggagggTGAGAGCTGGCTGGGTGTACCGTGTCCTGGAGATGGCTGGGCACCCTGGGGTGAGGGGGGCTGCCGgggtctcactgtggctttgaccCGTATATACATCCCCTCACCTCCAGGGACCTCTGCCAAGCTCTACCCACTCCCCCAACACTGCTGACTTAGGACTGCTTgaaatctccatattgttttttcTAATGTGAGGATTAAGTATCCACcgtggaaaatacagaaaagtacaaagaagaggacttccctggtggctcagtggttaagaatccacctgccaatgcaggggacacgggttcgagccctggcctgggaagatcccacatgccgcggagcaactaagtccgtgcgccacaactactgagcctgcgctctagagcccgcgagccacaactcctgaagcagagtgcccagagcccgtgctcctcaacaagagaagccaccacga is a genomic window containing:
- the LOC102987344 gene encoding galactokinase isoform X3, translated to MAGWVGVDTERGTRARKEQLRSPGPANTCPAGRPALLWKARRRPAPRAKLVDWAGTAGGAGPARPDLGRCVQLCEPTPRGSAPSIQSRPDCARQSRGALELGTVLVGSPRADGLISLLTTSEDADEPRRLQFPLPTTQRPLEPGAPHWANYVKGVIQHYPAAPLPGFSAVVVSSVPLGGGLSSSASLEVATYTFLQQLCPDSGTIAARAQVCQRAEHSFAGVPCGIMDQLIALLGQKGHALLIDCRSLETSLVPLLDPRLAVLITNSNVRHSLGSSEYPLRRRQCEEVARALGKESLREVQLEELEGESWLGVPCPGDGWAPWGEGGCRGLTVALTRIYIPSPPGTSAKLYPLPQHC